The Hymenobacter sp. GOD-10R genome includes a window with the following:
- a CDS encoding sigma 54-interacting transcriptional regulator — translation MLALAEPAALVLIVEDEFLIANDLGDILEGAGYQVLGLAESGAEARALVAESRPSVVLLDIFLKGAETGIELAHWLNQQHIPFVFLSANLTDDVLAAAKVTEPFGFLNKPFRERDVLAALEIARYRHAHSQEARLRQQQQTQIAVNKAIVTLHDREQLCQAIATQVNQFVRIDVLNLCLSQPEEQIFYWLLLRRTPQGTFERVRLPELFGPGTPSERLSLQAHPMAADPGNRQGIFSGVAFETLSQEFSMAQAISEAFGIQSMAFFPVVLQQRTFTSLQLGTTAAAGFTPDDYAAVSLIIPQIALALDNLLAYEELESRRQIKATELAIASAFRNGRNSAEIAPQVAAAISELLPLDLLSFYRVGRVLRQPSAMDATVGNQGGHFQLLPLEAMPMPDSVEEAGHILEGMDAWLRQPLLHVGEKAAQARELNPVTRYYSNLLQLKSSMSVPIMLKGQPVVVLIVASKAAYAYTAKDLQLLQELTERLAVALDNLLAYERIRQLSEQLEQEKTYLSEELKTSHNFEEIIGTSPALLEVLRGVGQVAPTDATVLLLGETGTGKELIARAVHNRSPRSTRTMVKVNCAALPAQLIESELFGHEKGSYTGATERRVGKFELAHGSTLFLDEIGELPLELQAKLLRVLQEKEIERIGGKDPLRVDVRIIAATNRELAEEVAAGRFRADLYYRLNVFPLELPPLRTRPEDLLPLATYFLRKLSQKLGKPFTSIANASLQQIQHYAWPGNIRELENVLERAAILSTPPTLQLAAPLLPSAPPRNEVKPMQDTMRETILAALTQTNYRIRGPRGAAVLLGVKATTLEARMKKLGIASRKESRAE, via the coding sequence ATGCTCGCCCTCGCCGAACCCGCCGCTCTCGTTCTCATCGTAGAAGACGAGTTCTTGATTGCCAACGACCTAGGTGACATTCTGGAAGGCGCGGGCTACCAGGTGCTAGGGCTAGCCGAGTCGGGCGCGGAGGCGCGGGCCCTGGTGGCGGAAAGCCGTCCCTCAGTGGTGCTGCTGGACATCTTTTTGAAAGGCGCGGAAACGGGTATCGAGCTGGCGCACTGGCTCAATCAGCAGCACATTCCCTTCGTGTTCTTGTCGGCCAACCTCACCGACGACGTGTTGGCCGCGGCGAAGGTGACGGAACCGTTTGGCTTTCTCAATAAGCCCTTCCGCGAGCGGGACGTGCTGGCCGCCCTCGAAATAGCCCGCTACCGCCACGCCCATAGCCAGGAAGCTAGGCTGCGCCAGCAGCAACAAACCCAAATAGCCGTCAACAAGGCCATTGTCACGCTGCACGACCGGGAGCAGCTGTGCCAGGCCATTGCCACGCAGGTCAACCAGTTTGTGCGCATTGACGTGCTCAATCTGTGCCTTAGTCAGCCCGAGGAGCAGATTTTCTATTGGTTGCTGCTGCGCCGCACGCCTCAGGGCACGTTTGAGCGGGTGCGCCTGCCGGAGCTATTTGGTCCCGGCACGCCCTCAGAACGGCTAAGTCTGCAAGCGCACCCTATGGCCGCCGATCCAGGCAACCGGCAGGGTATTTTCAGTGGGGTGGCATTCGAGACCCTAAGCCAGGAATTTAGTATGGCCCAGGCGATTAGTGAGGCCTTCGGGATTCAATCCATGGCGTTTTTTCCGGTGGTGTTGCAGCAGCGTACGTTCACCAGTCTGCAGCTAGGTACCACAGCGGCCGCGGGGTTTACGCCCGATGACTACGCCGCAGTTAGCCTCATCATCCCGCAGATTGCCCTCGCCCTAGACAACCTACTAGCTTACGAGGAGCTGGAAAGCCGGCGGCAGATCAAGGCCACCGAGCTAGCCATTGCCAGTGCGTTCCGCAACGGCCGAAATAGCGCCGAAATAGCGCCGCAGGTTGCGGCCGCCATTAGCGAGCTGCTGCCTCTCGACCTGCTCAGTTTCTATAGGGTAGGGCGCGTCTTGCGCCAACCCAGCGCCATGGACGCCACCGTCGGCAACCAGGGCGGCCACTTCCAGCTATTGCCCCTGGAAGCCATGCCCATGCCCGACAGCGTTGAGGAGGCCGGGCACATCCTAGAAGGGATGGACGCTTGGCTGCGACAGCCCTTGCTCCACGTAGGGGAGAAGGCCGCGCAAGCGAGGGAGCTCAACCCAGTGACCCGCTATTACAGCAACTTGCTCCAGCTTAAGTCCTCTATGTCCGTGCCCATTATGCTGAAGGGCCAGCCCGTGGTGGTGCTCATCGTAGCTAGCAAGGCAGCGTACGCGTACACGGCGAAGGACTTACAACTACTACAAGAACTGACCGAACGGCTCGCCGTGGCCCTGGATAACCTACTAGCCTACGAGCGCATCCGCCAGCTAAGTGAGCAGCTAGAGCAGGAGAAAACCTACCTCAGCGAAGAGCTGAAAACCAGCCACAACTTCGAGGAAATCATTGGCACGAGCCCGGCGCTACTAGAAGTGCTGCGGGGGGTAGGCCAGGTAGCGCCCACCGATGCCACCGTGCTGCTGCTAGGCGAAACCGGCACCGGCAAGGAGTTGATTGCCCGCGCCGTGCACAACCGCTCGCCGCGCAGCACCCGCACCATGGTGAAGGTAAACTGCGCTGCCCTACCTGCACAACTTATCGAATCCGAGCTGTTTGGGCACGAGAAAGGCAGCTACACGGGCGCTACCGAGCGGCGGGTGGGCAAGTTCGAGCTAGCTCACGGCAGCACCCTTTTTCTGGATGAAATCGGCGAGCTGCCTTTAGAGTTGCAAGCCAAGCTGCTACGCGTGCTCCAGGAAAAAGAGATTGAACGCATTGGCGGCAAGGATCCGCTTCGAGTGGATGTGCGCATCATTGCCGCGACTAACCGCGAGCTAGCCGAAGAAGTAGCCGCCGGCCGCTTCCGCGCCGACCTCTACTACCGGCTCAACGTGTTTCCGCTGGAGCTACCGCCGCTCCGCACCCGCCCCGAGGACCTGCTGCCGCTCGCCACGTACTTCCTGCGTAAGCTTAGCCAGAAGCTTGGCAAGCCCTTCACCAGCATTGCCAATGCTTCCTTGCAGCAAATTCAGCACTACGCTTGGCCAGGCAATATTCGGGAGCTGGAAAACGTGTTGGAGCGCGCCGCCATCCTGTCTACCCCGCCAACCTTGCAGCTCGCCGCGCCGCTATTGCCCAGCGCACCCCCTCGCAACGAGGTGAAGCCCATGCAGGATACCATGCGCGAGACTATTCTGGCCGCCCTCACCCAAACTAACTACCGCATTCGGGGGCCGCGCGGAGCCGCCGTGCTGCTGGGCGTAAAAGCCACTACGCTGGAAGCCCGCATGAAAAAGTTAGGTATTGCCTCGCGCAAAGAAAGCCGCGCGGAGTAG
- a CDS encoding Crp/Fnr family transcriptional regulator gives MQALRNYIDQQTRSTISDADFALIIAELLPYRLQKKQYLLQAGEVCRYQAFVVQGALRLYTVDARGNKQIHVLGVEDMWIGDRESWSQLTPSRYYIDAVEDSQLLLINCPQAQELVRRVPLVAELVRIQDERNAIATQRRLHDAISCSAEERYAAFIAQHPTYVQRFSQLMIASYLGISPETLSRIRTKLPHVAATADS, from the coding sequence ATGCAGGCTCTTCGCAACTACATCGACCAGCAAACCCGCTCGACTATTTCCGACGCTGATTTTGCACTGATTATAGCGGAATTGCTGCCTTATCGGCTTCAGAAGAAACAATACCTGTTGCAGGCGGGAGAAGTATGCCGGTATCAGGCCTTTGTGGTGCAGGGCGCGCTGCGCCTCTACACCGTGGATGCCCGAGGCAACAAGCAAATCCACGTGTTGGGGGTAGAAGACATGTGGATAGGCGACCGGGAAAGCTGGTCGCAGCTCACGCCTTCTCGCTACTATATTGATGCCGTGGAAGATTCACAGCTACTACTTATCAACTGCCCCCAAGCGCAGGAATTAGTGCGCCGGGTGCCACTGGTGGCCGAGTTGGTACGCATCCAGGACGAGCGCAACGCCATTGCCACCCAACGGCGCCTGCACGATGCCATTTCCTGCTCGGCCGAGGAGCGCTACGCCGCCTTCATTGCCCAGCATCCCACTTATGTGCAGCGGTTTTCGCAGCTCATGATTGCGTCCTATCTGGGTATTTCGCCCGAAACCCTAAGCCGCATCCGCACCAAGCTGCCGCACGTCGCGGCTACGGCCGACTCCTAA
- a CDS encoding Crp/Fnr family transcriptional regulator, translating to MQAFRTYIDAGISTPVSNADFARICAAFTPKKLKKKAFLLRAGEVCKHFAFVLAGALRMYSMDEKGGEHVLSLGVENWWIGDRESCVLLTPSRYYVEALEDASLLLITHAQMQELRRTVPAMAELMRGLDRRHDIATQKRLEAAISSTAEERYVAFLAQHPSYEHRFPQHLIASYLGILPETLSRIRTKLLAAKTQPAAVLS from the coding sequence ATGCAGGCTTTTCGCACGTACATCGATGCTGGTATTTCAACGCCCGTTTCCAACGCGGACTTTGCTCGTATCTGCGCCGCGTTTACGCCGAAGAAGCTGAAAAAGAAGGCATTTCTGCTGCGGGCCGGCGAGGTGTGCAAGCACTTTGCCTTTGTGCTGGCGGGCGCACTGCGAATGTACAGCATGGACGAAAAAGGCGGGGAACACGTGCTCAGCCTAGGGGTCGAAAACTGGTGGATCGGCGACCGGGAAAGCTGCGTGTTGCTCACGCCCTCGCGCTATTACGTGGAGGCGCTGGAAGATGCTAGCCTGCTGCTGATAACGCACGCGCAAATGCAGGAGCTACGCCGCACCGTGCCGGCCATGGCCGAGCTGATGCGGGGGCTAGACCGGCGCCACGACATTGCCACCCAGAAACGCTTGGAAGCCGCCATATCTAGCACGGCCGAGGAACGCTACGTGGCCTTTTTGGCCCAGCACCCCAGCTACGAACACCGCTTTCCGCAGCATTTGATTGCCTCCTACCTGGGCATTTTGCCCGAAACGCTGAGCCGCATTCGCACCAAGCTGCTGGCAGCCAAAACTCAACCCGCCGCAGTGCTTTCTTGA
- a CDS encoding pirin family protein, with protein sequence MTKSIIAQVGGTNARVGKLLVNRLLPSRMVAAVGPFVFLDHVYPTRFEPQVPKAPTGETAHPHRGIATFTYVLSGALEHYDSAGHHGVVSAGGAQWMKAGRGVLHDENLSLDFQAKGGVLHALQFWINLPARHKAEAPDYLALHSTAVPEVLLPEAAGSLRVLLGALGDAASPVPTSSPQFLYHLQLNPKATFTLATKLGLDYAAFVPAEPARLNGQPYGQSELVLFGAETKPITFTNPSIEPLSVLVFGGEPITEPLVAQGPFVMNSHAEIATAYEDFFAGDYGQIHYEPVTSPQDLSTRITLL encoded by the coding sequence ATGACCAAATCCATCATTGCGCAGGTTGGGGGCACCAATGCCCGAGTGGGCAAACTACTCGTCAACCGGCTGCTGCCCAGCCGCATGGTTGCTGCCGTGGGCCCGTTCGTTTTCCTCGACCATGTGTATCCCACCCGGTTTGAGCCCCAGGTGCCGAAGGCGCCCACCGGCGAAACGGCCCACCCCCACCGCGGCATCGCCACCTTCACCTACGTGCTGAGCGGCGCCCTGGAGCACTACGACAGCGCCGGCCACCACGGCGTGGTATCCGCCGGCGGCGCGCAGTGGATGAAGGCCGGCCGGGGTGTGCTGCACGACGAAAACTTGAGCCTGGATTTTCAGGCCAAAGGCGGCGTGCTGCACGCGCTTCAGTTTTGGATAAACTTGCCCGCCCGCCACAAAGCGGAAGCCCCCGACTACCTAGCCCTGCACTCGACGGCGGTGCCCGAAGTACTGCTGCCCGAGGCGGCTGGCAGCCTGCGGGTGTTGCTCGGGGCGCTGGGCGATGCTGCCTCGCCGGTGCCCACCAGCAGTCCGCAGTTCTTGTACCACTTGCAGCTCAACCCCAAGGCCACCTTCACCCTCGCCACCAAGCTCGGCCTGGACTATGCCGCCTTCGTGCCAGCCGAGCCAGCGCGGCTCAACGGCCAGCCCTACGGCCAGAGCGAGTTGGTGCTGTTTGGCGCCGAAACGAAGCCCATCACCTTCACCAACCCTAGCATTGAGCCTTTGAGCGTGCTGGTGTTTGGCGGCGAGCCAATTACCGAGCCGCTCGTGGCCCAGGGGCCCTTCGTGATGAACAGCCACGCCGAAATAGCCACGGCTTACGAAGACTTTTTCGCTGGCGACTACGGGCAGATTCACTACGAGCCGGTCACGTCGCCGCAAGATTTATCGACCCGCATTACTCTGCTATGA
- a CDS encoding GNAT family N-acetyltransferase, producing MNPTYQALPLTDNTYDQQFELAVADATALVQYQLHHQYLSLIHTEVPADLQGQGVGSALVEKVLHQADERHLTIIPLCPFVARYIHQHPDWYRLVAPGYRPASAH from the coding sequence ATGAACCCGACCTACCAAGCCCTGCCCCTCACTGATAATACCTACGACCAGCAGTTTGAGCTGGCCGTTGCGGATGCTACTGCGCTGGTGCAGTACCAGCTTCATCACCAGTACCTCAGCCTGATACACACCGAAGTGCCCGCCGACCTGCAAGGCCAAGGCGTAGGCAGCGCCCTCGTAGAAAAAGTGCTGCACCAGGCCGACGAGCGCCACCTGACCATCATTCCGCTGTGCCCGTTTGTGGCGCGCTACATCCACCAGCACCCCGACTGGTACCGCTTGGTAGCTCCGGGCTACCGGCCCGCCAGCGCGCACTAG
- a CDS encoding NADPH-dependent F420 reductase encodes MKIGTIGAGNIAQAFVRHAAKAGFEITISSKSGPAALAELAATIGPGVRAGTVEEAVQADLVLLSVPWDAVAEVLANVPAWRGQVVVDTTNAIHFPDFKPLDLGPKTSTELVAEQAPGARVVKGFNATGAAILALDPNEGGGKRVIFISGDDASAKAEVLQMLDAMGFAGIDLGSLAIGGRFQQFPGPLSGTNLAQFPA; translated from the coding sequence ATGAAAATAGGAACCATCGGCGCGGGCAATATTGCCCAAGCGTTCGTTCGCCACGCGGCCAAAGCCGGTTTCGAGATTACCATTAGTAGCAAATCGGGGCCGGCTGCCCTAGCCGAGCTAGCGGCTACCATAGGACCGGGCGTGCGGGCGGGTACCGTCGAGGAAGCCGTGCAGGCCGACCTCGTGCTGCTGTCGGTGCCGTGGGATGCCGTGGCCGAGGTGCTGGCTAACGTGCCCGCCTGGCGGGGCCAGGTGGTCGTGGATACGACTAATGCCATCCACTTCCCCGATTTCAAACCACTGGACCTAGGCCCAAAAACCTCTACCGAACTCGTGGCCGAGCAAGCGCCCGGCGCCCGCGTGGTCAAGGGCTTTAATGCAACAGGCGCGGCCATTTTGGCCCTCGACCCGAACGAGGGCGGCGGCAAGCGAGTCATCTTCATTTCCGGCGACGATGCTTCGGCCAAGGCGGAAGTGCTCCAGATGCTCGATGCCATGGGCTTTGCTGGCATCGACCTAGGCAGCTTGGCCATCGGTGGCCGTTTCCAGCAGTTTCCCGGTCCACTGTCTGGCACTAACCTAGCCCAGTTCCCGGCGTAG
- a CDS encoding alpha/beta hydrolase — protein sequence MQAPPFATDQHLDPQVIEFLKALNTGGPGLETLPVPDARQVLVGAQASVNVDLSGVETTQRIIEQDGYTIPLHIVRPTGTANTVLPVFIFIHGGGWVLGDFPTHQRMVRDLVIESGFVAVFVDYTPSPDAQYPQAINEIYAATKWVAANGAEINVDGQRLAVVGNSVGGNMSAVTCLMAKEKGGPHIKLQVLMWPVTSAAFDTESFELYAQDRFLTAPLMKWMWSTYTTDPAERAQIHASPLNATSEQLAGLPPALIQVAENDILRDEGEAYGHKLSEAGVPTTTIRYNGMIHDFGLLNALAEVPAVKSLFVHAAAELKKYLG from the coding sequence ATGCAAGCTCCTCCTTTTGCCACCGACCAACATCTCGACCCGCAGGTAATCGAGTTTCTCAAAGCCCTGAATACCGGCGGCCCCGGCCTTGAAACCTTGCCCGTGCCCGACGCCCGCCAGGTGTTGGTCGGCGCGCAGGCTTCGGTCAACGTGGACCTCTCGGGCGTGGAAACCACGCAGCGCATCATTGAGCAAGACGGCTACACGATACCCCTGCACATCGTGCGCCCCACCGGCACCGCTAATACGGTGCTGCCCGTGTTCATCTTCATCCACGGCGGCGGCTGGGTGCTGGGCGACTTCCCTACCCACCAGCGCATGGTGCGCGACCTGGTAATAGAATCGGGCTTCGTGGCTGTGTTCGTCGACTACACGCCTAGCCCGGATGCGCAGTATCCGCAAGCCATCAACGAAATCTACGCCGCCACCAAGTGGGTCGCCGCGAACGGTGCGGAAATCAACGTGGATGGCCAGCGCTTGGCCGTAGTCGGCAACAGCGTAGGCGGCAATATGTCGGCTGTTACCTGCCTCATGGCCAAGGAGAAAGGCGGTCCGCACATCAAGCTACAAGTCCTGATGTGGCCCGTAACCTCCGCCGCCTTCGACACCGAGTCGTTCGAGCTGTACGCCCAAGACCGGTTTCTGACTGCCCCGCTAATGAAGTGGATGTGGAGCACCTATACCACCGACCCCGCCGAGCGAGCCCAGATACACGCGTCGCCCCTCAACGCCACCTCCGAGCAGCTAGCCGGCCTACCCCCCGCCCTCATTCAAGTGGCCGAAAATGACATCCTGCGCGACGAGGGCGAAGCCTACGGCCACAAGCTCAGCGAGGCCGGCGTGCCCACCACCACCATCCGCTACAACGGCATGATTCACGATTTCGGCCTCCTCAATGCGCTGGCCGAGGTGCCGGCGGTTAAGTCGCTATTTGTGCACGCAGCGGCGGAGCTGAAGAAGTACCTCGGCTAA
- a CDS encoding SDR family NAD(P)-dependent oxidoreductase, which produces MNRLTDKIAFVTGGSRGIGAGIVRRLAAEGADVAFTYTHSASQAEAIVAELASTGRRALAIRADSGDTAAIRAAIDETVVLFGRIDVLVNNAGLFITGTVDDAAADLAAFDRQLAVNVTGVAATVRAAVPFIGEGGRIISIGSTGGSRAPYPGIADYVATKAAVAAYTRGWARDLGPKGITVNVIQPGNIDTEMNPATSDFAPAQAAGTALGRYGRVEEIAATVAFLASAEASYITGATINVDGGQSA; this is translated from the coding sequence ATGAATCGCTTGACCGATAAAATCGCATTTGTAACGGGTGGCAGCCGCGGCATTGGGGCCGGTATTGTGCGCCGCTTGGCCGCAGAAGGCGCCGATGTGGCCTTCACCTACACCCACTCTGCCTCCCAAGCCGAAGCCATCGTGGCCGAGCTAGCCAGCACGGGCCGCCGGGCGCTAGCTATTCGGGCCGACAGTGGCGATACAGCCGCCATTCGGGCCGCTATTGACGAAACGGTCGTACTGTTCGGACGCATTGATGTGCTGGTGAATAATGCGGGCTTGTTCATCACGGGTACCGTTGATGATGCCGCCGCCGACTTAGCCGCCTTCGACCGGCAACTGGCCGTGAACGTGACGGGGGTAGCAGCCACCGTGCGGGCCGCCGTACCCTTCATTGGGGAGGGTGGGCGCATTATCTCTATCGGGTCTACCGGCGGTAGTCGGGCTCCCTATCCCGGCATTGCCGACTACGTGGCTACCAAAGCAGCCGTGGCAGCCTACACCCGTGGCTGGGCCCGCGACCTAGGTCCCAAAGGCATCACCGTGAACGTGATACAGCCTGGCAACATCGATACGGAAATGAACCCCGCCACGAGCGACTTCGCCCCTGCGCAAGCCGCCGGCACGGCGCTCGGGCGCTACGGGCGGGTCGAGGAAATTGCCGCCACGGTGGCCTTCCTGGCTAGCGCCGAAGCTTCCTACATCACCGGCGCCACCATCAATGTGGATGGCGGGCAAAGCGCCTAG
- a CDS encoding quinone oxidoreductase — protein MEPLSAAAPTGVVSMQAPGPPSVLVYGQENIGAPGLGQVRVRQAAIGVNFVDTYFRNGSFAVTSFPFVPGVEAAGTIEAVGPGVTGFRVGDRVAYHFVVGAYAEVRLMPTNGLVHLPDGITLAQAAAVTTKGLMAWALLRRIYPVQAGSVVLVHAAAGGVGSLTARWARALGATVIGTVGTAAKLAVVQPYLDYAIATDQEDFAAHVLEITAGQGVDVVYDGVGQATFAASVPVVKPGGTLVLYGSSGRPQPVAPTVLAQRQLTVVSPVLGTYLPTQATLAQAATEVYVALQQG, from the coding sequence ATGGAGCCACTTTCAGCAGCGGCGCCCACCGGCGTCGTGTCTATGCAAGCGCCCGGACCACCTTCCGTCTTGGTGTATGGCCAGGAAAACATCGGGGCACCCGGGCTGGGGCAAGTGCGCGTGCGCCAAGCAGCCATTGGCGTCAACTTCGTTGATACCTACTTCCGCAACGGCAGCTTCGCGGTTACTTCGTTTCCGTTCGTGCCCGGCGTCGAGGCAGCCGGTACCATCGAGGCCGTCGGCCCGGGCGTAACTGGTTTTAGGGTCGGCGACCGGGTAGCGTATCACTTTGTGGTGGGAGCGTACGCGGAAGTTCGCCTAATGCCCACCAACGGCCTAGTGCACCTACCCGATGGCATCACCTTAGCCCAGGCGGCGGCCGTAACCACCAAGGGGCTGATGGCGTGGGCCTTGCTCCGGCGCATTTATCCGGTCCAGGCGGGCAGCGTAGTACTGGTGCACGCCGCTGCCGGCGGCGTGGGCTCGCTCACGGCACGCTGGGCCCGGGCGCTAGGGGCCACCGTTATCGGCACGGTCGGCACGGCCGCGAAGCTGGCCGTCGTACAGCCCTATCTCGACTACGCCATTGCTACCGACCAAGAAGACTTTGCGGCGCATGTGCTGGAAATTACCGCTGGGCAAGGCGTTGATGTTGTGTACGATGGCGTAGGGCAAGCGACGTTTGCCGCCTCCGTACCCGTGGTAAAACCCGGCGGTACGCTCGTGCTCTACGGCTCGTCGGGGCGGCCCCAACCGGTGGCGCCAACCGTGCTCGCCCAGCGGCAGCTGACTGTAGTATCGCCGGTTCTGGGCACTTACCTGCCCACCCAAGCTACGCTAGCACAAGCCGCCACCGAGGTGTATGTCGCCCTCCAACAAGGCTAG
- a CDS encoding Crp/Fnr family transcriptional regulator, with the protein MFAVFEQYLQGKTFFTPAEIEQIKAASVVRPLRKRQYLLQAGDVWQSNAFVASGCLRTYSVDAKGLEHIIGFAVENWWATDQESLLSGRPSRYNIEAIEDSTVIVLKNDDFERLRREVPAFDKVINALVQRSFMAAQSRVHSAISYSAEEKYREFLQKYPGLAQRIPQHMVASYLGLTAETLSRIRRQL; encoded by the coding sequence ATGTTTGCGGTGTTTGAGCAGTATTTACAGGGTAAAACGTTCTTTACCCCAGCCGAAATCGAGCAGATAAAAGCGGCGAGTGTCGTGCGCCCGCTGCGCAAGCGGCAGTATCTGCTCCAGGCCGGCGACGTGTGGCAGTCCAATGCTTTCGTGGCTAGCGGCTGCTTGCGCACCTACTCCGTCGATGCCAAAGGCTTGGAACACATCATTGGGTTTGCCGTGGAAAATTGGTGGGCCACCGACCAGGAAAGCCTGCTTTCCGGCCGGCCCTCGCGCTACAACATCGAGGCCATCGAGGATTCCACGGTAATAGTGCTTAAAAACGACGACTTTGAGAGACTACGCCGCGAAGTGCCAGCCTTCGATAAGGTGATTAACGCCTTGGTGCAGCGCAGCTTTATGGCCGCGCAAAGTCGGGTGCACTCGGCTATCAGCTATTCGGCCGAGGAGAAGTACCGCGAGTTTCTGCAAAAGTACCCGGGCCTGGCCCAGCGCATTCCGCAGCATATGGTTGCCTCCTACTTGGGGCTCACGGCCGAGACGCTCAGCCGTATTCGCCGCCAGCTGTAG
- a CDS encoding UBP-type zinc finger domain-containing protein has protein sequence MASLCSHLSALDPAHLKTAPQHVCPECVALGDTWVHLRTCQECGHVGCCDQSKNTHATKHFHATQHPVVSSAERGERWVYCYPDQEFAEY, from the coding sequence ATGGCTTCTCTCTGCTCCCACCTCTCGGCGCTCGACCCGGCGCATCTGAAAACGGCCCCGCAGCACGTCTGCCCCGAGTGCGTGGCCCTAGGCGACACCTGGGTGCACCTGCGCACGTGTCAGGAGTGCGGCCACGTCGGCTGCTGCGACCAGTCTAAGAACACACACGCGACCAAACACTTCCACGCCACGCAGCACCCGGTGGTATCGTCGGCCGAGCGCGGCGAGCGTTGGGTGTATTGCTACCCCGACCAAGAATTTGCGGAGTACTAA
- a CDS encoding sensor histidine kinase: MAESLPIDPTALHGVTAFQGLPPSVLAWLLKAGELRHYADGEPIVLAGAPADRLLAVVRGGTHTLLPGVPGGRSFRLETGDVGGLLPYSRLQVYPAQGVAVGDTVLYELASAQFPTLEQVSPELVQRLVGIMNDRARDEVRTQERDDKLRALGKLSAGLSHELNNPAAAISRASASLTKALDVIPTLLLKLLATCPPTELVARVMALAVLPTELPPPLTALQAADREEELADWLETQGCPDGYALAAGLLDAGLDAAALTPVAAQLPDLARLPAFAWLSGHLAAARLARDIGEASRRISTLHLFAYALREKNVHLVRDYAPDLPLITGQVSSLNQVWTNLIDNALDALPPNGGELTVRVRPQANRLGVSVVDNGSGITPEVLAHMFEPFYTTKPLGEGTGLGLDIARRIVQEHGGRLEVTSVPGRTEFTAWLPIT; encoded by the coding sequence ATGGCCGAATCCCTGCCCATCGACCCGACGGCTTTACATGGTGTTACGGCCTTTCAGGGCTTGCCGCCCAGCGTACTAGCCTGGCTGCTGAAAGCCGGGGAGCTGCGCCACTATGCCGACGGAGAGCCCATAGTACTAGCGGGCGCCCCGGCCGACCGGCTGCTGGCTGTGGTGCGCGGCGGCACGCACACGCTGCTGCCCGGCGTGCCGGGTGGGCGCAGCTTCCGCCTCGAAACTGGCGATGTAGGCGGTTTGCTCCCCTATTCGCGGCTCCAGGTGTATCCGGCGCAGGGCGTAGCCGTGGGCGATACGGTGCTGTATGAGCTGGCCAGCGCGCAGTTTCCGACCCTAGAGCAGGTGAGTCCCGAGTTGGTGCAGCGTCTGGTGGGCATCATGAACGACCGCGCCCGCGACGAAGTCCGCACCCAAGAGCGCGACGATAAGCTGCGGGCCTTAGGTAAGCTATCGGCCGGCCTCTCGCACGAACTCAACAACCCGGCCGCGGCCATCAGCCGGGCGTCGGCCTCCCTTACTAAGGCACTGGATGTTATTCCGACGCTGCTGCTCAAGCTGCTGGCCACGTGCCCGCCCACCGAGCTGGTAGCCCGCGTGATGGCCCTGGCCGTGCTGCCCACCGAGTTGCCACCGCCCCTCACCGCCCTGCAAGCCGCCGACCGCGAAGAGGAGCTAGCCGACTGGCTCGAAACTCAGGGCTGCCCCGATGGCTACGCCCTGGCGGCGGGCCTGCTCGATGCCGGCCTCGATGCCGCTGCCCTTACCCCGGTCGCAGCCCAGCTACCCGACTTGGCGCGGCTACCGGCCTTTGCCTGGCTCAGCGGCCACCTAGCGGCAGCGCGCTTGGCCCGCGACATCGGCGAGGCCAGCCGGCGCATCAGCACGCTGCACTTGTTTGCCTACGCCCTGCGCGAGAAAAACGTGCACCTCGTTCGCGACTATGCCCCCGACTTGCCCCTGATTACCGGCCAAGTAAGCAGCCTTAACCAAGTGTGGACCAATCTGATTGACAACGCCTTAGACGCCCTGCCCCCCAACGGCGGCGAACTGACCGTGCGCGTGCGCCCGCAAGCCAACCGACTAGGCGTGAGTGTGGTAGACAATGGCAGCGGCATCACGCCCGAGGTGCTGGCGCACATGTTCGAGCCCTTTTACACCACCAAGCCCCTGGGCGAGGGCACTGGCCTAGGGCTCGACATTGCCCGGCGCATTGTGCAAGAGCACGGGGGTAGGCTGGAAGTTACTTCGGTACCTGGGCGCACTGAGTTTACGGCTTGGCTGCCCATCACGTAA